ACGATATCTTCAGGAAtatgaaaaggaaaggaaGGCCAGAGAACTGGTGGAGGAGGTCTGTGATGAACTAGCTAAAGAAATTGGAGAAGACAAAGCTGAAGTGGAAACTCTAAAACGAGAATCAATGAAACTGTGGGAGGAAGTGGAAGAAGAGAGGAAGATGTTGCAGATGGCTGAGGTTTGGCGTGAAGAACGAGTCCAGATGAAGTTAATTGATGCAAAGGTGATGCTTGAAGAAAAGTACTCCCAGATGAACAGGATAATAGCAGATCTCGAGGCTTTTCTGAGTTCCAAAAGCCGAACATCAGATTTGGAGGAGATGAAGAAAGCAGAGTTTCTCAGGGAAGTGGCAACCTCTGTTAACATACAAGATATCAGGGAATTAACGTATGAGCCACCAAATCCAGATGATATATTTTCCATCTTTGAAGACATTAATGTTGGTGAGTCCAATGAGAGGGAGGTCGACTCCAAACTCTATCATACTGTGACTCCTGAAGTAAATCGGCTCAACAAAGACAGTTCTGACAGGCATCTTGACATACATATGAATCAGAATCATGAACTCGAAGAGGATGCTAGCGAGTGGGAAACTGTGAGCCATCCTGAGGATCAAGGCTCAATTTATTCACCGGATGGAAGTGATCCTTCTGTCAACAAGAGTTTCAGGGTCAGCAATGTTTCAAGAAATGGAGGGGATGAGACGCCGACTACGGAAATTAGTGAAGCTGGTTCAGCACAACCGCGGCAGTCAAAGAAGGCGTCATCCATATCTAGGTTCTGGAGATCATGCCCAAGCAACGGTGATAATTACAGGATCATATCAGTCGAGGGGATAACTCGGAGGATTTCAAATGGAAGACTTTCTAACGGGGCTATAACATCCACCGACTGTGATTCAGGAAAAGGTGGGATTAGTCCTCATGATTTGGCTGGACAGTGGAGCTCACCTGATTCAGGGAATCCACATATAAACCGAGGGATGAAAGGATGCATCGAATGGCCACGTAGTGCACAGAAGAGTAGTTTGAAGGCCAGACTTTTGGAAGCGAGGATGGAGAGTCAAAAGATCCAGTTACGCCAGGTTTTGAAGCAAAAAATTTAGGTCCAGACATAAGAGTGGATGACAAACCTGGTTTCTTCTCAATCGTAAGCTGCTCATATTTTGTCCACTGAATCTACTCGGGTTCCATTATAAATGCAACGGAGAGTATGTGGTATTCGGCTCTTTGGTTTTCTCACTTTCTTTATATATGCCTTAGTATCAGTGCTGAGAAAGCTATGGCTTATTTATGGTTCAGACAGATCAGCATCGGCAACCATATAAGCAGATGATGTTATTATAAGTCTAACATGTAATGATTTAGTTTTATCCAGGAAACAGCCGGTTTATTGTACAGGCACAAACATTAAAATTGGGTTGTACCAGTAGTCGGCTCAGAGAGGCACTTCAATCACCATTGTTATGCAATTGATCATTCGTAGAGAATGTGCTATGCTATAATATCTGTATCTCATCCTTACGTTGATTCATGTAAAGCATTGATCAGATTTACCCATgtgaattaagaaaattgtcatattttattaagggATTGTAAGCTCTTAAATGCTCAAGATGTCGATGACAGGAACAGGAAAAGCAACACAAAGGGGGATTACTAAAAGAAGAATGTAATagaaaaaaaggaggaaaacaAGAGTTCCAGCAGGTGTAACTCTTTCTTTGAAAGGTTTAATTTAGATTCCTCATGCGCAGAACTCGGGAGACTACACCATAGTTGCTGAAGTTTAATCAGTTAAACCTTTGTCAAAGTTGGGCTCGAGAATCATTAGGAGCTACTGTAGCACAGCTATGCATTCAACCTCAATTCTTGCATTCATGGGCAGTGCTGCAACCTGGTATGTCGAACGAGCTGGTGCAGGTGCTGGAAAATCTGCAGCACAAACAACTACgtaaacttcaaaaaatacagCAAGGACCCCATGAATCTGCAcagaagaaaattgatgtgAAGAGATCAAAGATTCAATGGACAAGACATATACTATACTTGACTATTCATAAACTTGGACAAGGCAAATTtcacataaaatcaaaatcgtCTAGCTTACAACaccttatttattattgacaatGTTAACCATCATCATGGACTCATGCTTAGGACCGAaagccaaaatattataaatattaagaattgTACCAATTCAATTACCGTGAAAAGACCTTCCTACAGATTTTCAAGTATGGGAGAAAGGGACTAACAAAATCTAATTGACCGGAGTTTTCTGTAAAGTCATAAAAGCATCTTTGAACCATACTTATGCAGCCATTATGTAGCTTTATATATTCAACTCAAAACACCTAACATTCTTGTCCTTCCACATCCTGAATAAGAAATTTGTTCAGGCAGCcaaaaatatgttaatttcATGAGTAAGTTGACCTGAGTTGAGCCTCATGCTCACAAGCATATTATATAGAAGCCGTAAATAACACGACAATGAACAATTGCCTTAACCATAGAATGAATCAAAATAAACTGACTTCTTTTAAACTGTGCACAAACTTTTCACTAATTTACATGAACATTAGAAAGGAGTAAATCTGGCTATTGAGATTAATAAATAGAGAGCAAATTACACATAATCCTCATAAAGGTCTCATGCAGTTCATGGACAGAGAATAAGCAAGGATTCACTGACTTCATATATTCTTTGGAATTGGACATAACGTAGTGACATATAGTGAAACAATGGccaaaaagaaacatataaGAGGAT
This genomic window from Sesamum indicum cultivar Zhongzhi No. 13 linkage group LG12, S_indicum_v1.0, whole genome shotgun sequence contains:
- the LOC105174863 gene encoding uncharacterized protein LOC105174863 yields the protein MKITVERASVQEAQHPRPTLSPLPPSDLSYKPTFPGKPPRRKPKTSTAGVRVKRESTKRSSRPETPLLRWKFDESNDKINSVEDEMEKPSSEVGRKSGRRVRPVVSARKLGAGLWRLHLPEFQTGGGGRLGLQSGDARFGAAIHGQQVDRIHSSPANDMVHSPHSVSGSNGLLHKFDPSFQFPNSAMEGATKWDPVVEKTSDELKQIFGQKKLPNRRAREAPVISALETQLEQARARINELETERRSSKKKLEQFLQKLSDERAAWRSREHEKIRAVIDDMKVELCREKKSRQRLELVNSKLVNELADAKLSAKRYLQEYEKERKARELVEEVCDELAKEIGEDKAEVETLKRESMKLWEEVEEERKMLQMAEVWREERVQMKLIDAKVMLEEKYSQMNRIIADLEAFLSSKSRTSDLEEMKKAEFLREVATSVNIQDIRELTYEPPNPDDIFSIFEDINVGESNEREVDSKLYHTVTPEVNRLNKDSSDRHLDIHMNQNHELEEDASEWETVSHPEDQGSIYSPDGSDPSVNKSFRVSNVSRNGGDETPTTEISEAGSAQPRQSKKASSISRFWRSCPSNGDNYRIISVEGITRRISNGRLSNGAITSTDCDSGKGGISPHDLAGQWSSPDSGNPHINRGMKGCIEWPRSAQKSSLKARLLEARMESQKIQLRQVLKQKI